A genome region from Mugil cephalus isolate CIBA_MC_2020 chromosome 13, CIBA_Mcephalus_1.1, whole genome shotgun sequence includes the following:
- the LOC125018504 gene encoding glutamate dehydrogenase, mitochondrial-like encodes MYRYFGELLSRGAGSVLASGDSVLPVSASLLRYRGYSQAVDRDDDPNFFTMVEGFFDKGAAIVEDKLVEDVKTRESPEQKRKRVRGILRIIKPCNHVLSVSFPIKRDSGEWEVVEGYRAQHSQHRTPCKRGIRYSTDVSVDEVKALASLMTYKCAVVDVPFGGAKAGVKINPKKYSDNELEKITRRFTVELAKKGFIGPGIDVPAPDMSTGEREMSWIADTFSTTMGHYDINANACVTGKPISQGGIHGRISATGRGVFHGIENFINEASYMSQLGMCPGFQDKTFVIQGFGNVGLHSMRYLHRFGAKCVGIGEMDGSIWNQNGIDPKELEDYKLANGTIVGFPNSTPYEGNILEADCDILIPAASEKQLTKSNAHKIKAKIIAEGANGPTTPEADRIFLERNIMVIPDMYLNAGGVTVSYFEWLKNLNHVSYGRLTFKYERDSNYHLLMSVQESLERKFGKHGGSIPVVPTSEFQARISGASEKDIVHSGLAFTMERSARQIMRTANKYNLGLDLRTAAYVNAIEKVFKVYSEAGLIFT; translated from the exons ATGTACCGGTACTTCGGGGAGTTGCTCAGCCGGGGAGCGGGCAGCGTCCTGGCTTCCGGTGACTCCGTCCTCCCGGTGTCCGCGTCCCTGCTGCGGTACCGCGGCTACAGCCAGGCCGTGGACCGGGACGACGACCCCAACTTCTTCACCATGGTGGAGGGCTTCTTCGACAAGGGCGCCGCTATCGTGGAGGACAAGCTGGTGGAGGACGTGAAGACCCGGGAGAGCCCGGAGCAGAAGAGGAAGCGGGTCCGCGGGATCCTGCGGATCATTAAGCCGTGTAACCACGTCCTGAGCGTCAGCTTCCCCATCAAGCGGGACAGCGGAGAgtgggaggtggtggagggctACCGGGCTCAGCACAGCCAGCACCGGACACCGTGCAAGAG AGGAATCCGTTACAGCACAGATGTGTCAGTGGACGAGGTGAAAGCTCTGGCCTCACTGATGACGTACAAATGTGCCGTGGTCG ATGTGCCGTTTGGTGGAGCCAAAGCTGGAGTGAAGATCAACCCCAAGAAATACTCA GACAACGAGCTGGAGAAGATCACCAGGAGGTTCACAGTGGAGCTAGCCAAGAAAGGCTTCATCG GACCGGGGATCGATGTTCCTGCTCCAGACATGAGCACTGGGGAGAGGGAGATGTCCTGGATCGCAGacaccttctccaccaccaTGGGACACTAC gaTATCAATGCTAACGCCTGTGTAACCGGTAAACCCATCAGTCAGGGAGGAATCCACGGCCGGATCTCGGCCACTGGACGAGGAGTCTTCCACGGGATCGAGAACTTCATCAACGAGGCCTCATACATGAGTCAGCTGGGAATGTGTCCAGGCTTCCAGGACAAGACCTTCGTCATCCAG ggttTTGGGAACGTCGGCCTCCATTCCATGCGCTACCTCCATCGTTTTGGAGCCAAGTGCGTTGGAATCGGTGAAATGGACGGAAGCATCTGGAACCAGAACGGCATCGACCCCAAAGAGCTGGAGGACTACAAGCTG GCCAACGGGACCATTGTGGGTTTCCCCAACTCGACCCCGTATGAGGGAAACATCCTGGAGGCTGACTGTGACATCCTGATCCCAGCAGCTAGCGAGAAACAGCTGACGAAGAGCAACGCCCACAAGATCAAGGCCAAG aTCATTGCTGAGGGAGCCAACGGTCCGACCACGCCTGAGGCCGACCGCATCTTCCTGGAGAGAAACATCATGGTGATCCCG gACATGTACCTTAATGCTGGGGGCGTGACTGTTTCTTACTTCGAGTGGTTGAAGAATCTGAATCACGTCAGTTACGGTCGACTCACCTTCAAATACGAGAGAGACTCCAACTACCACCTCCTCA tgtcCGTCCAGGAAAGTCTAGAGAGGAAGTTTGGGAAACATGGCGGCTCCATCCCCGTCGTCCCCACCTCGGAGTTCCAGGCTCGCATCTCT GGGGCCTCAGAGAAAGACATCGTTCATTCAGGTCTGGCCTTCACCATGGAGCGCTCTGCCAGG CAAATCATGAGAACAGCCAACAAGTACAACCTGGGTCTGGACCTGAGGACGGCCGCGTACGTCAACGCCATCGAGAAGGTGTTCAAGGTTTACAGCGAGGCCGGCCTCATCTTCACGTAG